From a region of the Triticum aestivum cultivar Chinese Spring chromosome 7D, IWGSC CS RefSeq v2.1, whole genome shotgun sequence genome:
- the LOC123165150 gene encoding pentatricopeptide repeat-containing protein At2g01390 isoform X1 produces the protein MLRRQRHFLPAKPRRRPPPRPKPSAEPSAPTYTRDVVRRVTNILRDHPWSAARPLLLSLPGLVWDSHVVARVLKTHPPLQKAFLFFRLAASSPTPGAAFRHDRYTYTSMLHLLGEAGRVPAMLHLLAEMLRAGVDPDAATFTTVMHWLARAGDVDAAMRVWEEMRSRRGKCRPTLVSYTACVKILFDAGRAAEGRRVFEEMVAEGLRPSCTTYTVLIEHLADAGKFQATLQIMSDMQDAGVEPDKPLCNILVKKCASAGETSVMTFILQHMKEKGIVLRRPVFLEALEALKASGESPNLLWEVNPHLASEGMEYDPTFSHLSCITDRSTIIYLLASRNWSAIEQMVNELTTRNVKFESHILSDIIQASCANCRPSCGLTVLYYSLRVGSELDRSAYSCLLGQYIRNDSFDLVSKIVERLIKHGCNLGAYLLSVLILRLGSAGHSSYAAHIFGLSPADQNVITYTALMNAYFQAGEVDKALELFSQMITNEISASAGTYEVLIYGLQKAGRKQDSDRYRRERMEMQWHRQYRDKHSPEDSLCDHLFCGFHG, from the exons ATGCTCCGCCGCCAGCGCCACTTCCTCCccgccaagccccgccgccgccctccgccccgCCCCAAACCCTCCGCCGAGCCCTCCGCCCCGACGTACACCCGCGACGTCGTCCGCCGCGTGACCAACATACTCCGCGACCACCCCTGGTCGGCGGCGCGcccgctcctcctctccctcccgGGCCTCGTCTGGGACTCGCACGTCGTGGCGCGCGTCCTCAAGACCCACCCGCCGCTCCAgaaggccttcctcttcttccgcctcgccgcctcctcccccaCACCCGGGGCCGCCTTCCGCCACGACCGCTACACCTACACCTCCATGCTCCACCTCCTCGGCGAGGCCGGCCGGGTCCCCGCCATGCTCCACCTCCTCGCCGAGATGCTCCGCGCCGGGGTGGACCCCGACGCCGCCACGTTCACCACCGTCATGCACTGGCTGGCGCGCGCCGGGGACGTGGACGCCGCGATGCGGGTGTGGGAGGAGATGCGCTCCCGCAGGGGGAAGTGCCGCCCCACGCTCGTCAGCTACACGGCGTGCGTCAAGATCCTGTTCGACGCCGGGAGGGCCGCCGAGGGCAGGAGGGTGTTCGAGGAGATGGTGGCCGAGGGGCTGCGGCCCAGCTGCACCACCTACACCGTGCTCATCGAGCATCTCGCTGACGCAG GAAAATTCCAAGCTACTCTACAAATTATGAGTGACATGCAAGATGCAGGCGTAGAACCAGACAAGCCACTCTGCAATATTCTAGTCAAGAAGTGTGCCAGCGCTGGTGAGACGTCAGTGATGACCTTCATTCTTCAGCACATGAAGGAGAAAGGCATTGTTCTCCGTAGGCCTGTCTTTTTGGAAGCACTAGAAGCTCTAAAAGCTAGTGGTGAGAGCCCTAATCTTCTTTGGGAAGTGAATCCTCATCTTGCATCCGAAGGAATGGAATATGACCCAACATTTTCTCATCTAAGCTGCATTACTGACAGAAGTACGATTATATACCTTTTGGCTTCTAGAAACTGGTCTGCTATCGAACAGATGGTAAATGAATTGACCACGAGGAATGTGAAGTTTGAATCGCATATACTATCTGATATTATTCAGGCCAGCTGTGCAAACTGCAGACCATCATGTGGACTCACAGTTCTGTACTATAGCCTAAGAGTAGGCAGTGAACTTGACAGATCTGCATATAGTTGCCTTCTTGGTCAATACATCAGAAATGATTCGTTTGATTTGGTATCTAAGATTGTTGAAAGATTGATTAAACATGGCTGCAATCTTGGAGCATATCTGTTATCTGTCTTAATACTCAGATTGGGTTCTGCCGGGCATTCTTCATACGCGGCGCATATCTTTGGGTTATCACCTGCGGACCAGAATGTGATTACCTACACTGCCCTTATGAATGCCTATTTTCAAGCTGGCGAAGTTGATAAGGCTCTTGAACTATTCTCTCAAATGATAACTAATGAGATATCTGCTTCTGCGGGTACATATGAAGTTCTGATATATGGCTTACAAAAGGCTGGGCGGAAACAGGACTCTGACCGTTACCGAAGAGAAAGAATGGAGATGCAATGGCATCGTCAGTACCGTGACAAGCATTCCCCTGAAGATAGCTTATGTGACCATTTATTTTGTGGCTTTCATGGTTAG
- the LOC123165150 gene encoding pentatricopeptide repeat-containing protein At2g01390 isoform X2, which yields MLRRQRHFLPAKPRRRPPPRPKPSAEPSAPTYTRDVVRRVTNILRDHPWSAARPLLLSLPGLVWDSHVVARVLKTHPPLQKAFLFFRLAASSPTPGAAFRHDRYTYTSMLHLLGEAGRVPAMLHLLAEMLRAGVDPDAATFTTVMHWLARAGDVDAAMRVWEEMRSRRGKCRPTLVSYTACVKILFDAGRAAEGRRVFEEMVAEGLRPSCTTYTVLIEHLADAGKFQATLQIMSDMQDAGVEPDKPLCNILVKKCASAGETSVMTFILQHMKEKGIVLRRPVFLEALEALKASGESPNLLWEVNPHLASEGMEYDPTFSHLSCITDRSTIIYLLASRNWSAIEQMVNELTTRNVKFESHILSDIIQASCANCRPSCGLTVLYYSLRVGSELDRSAYSCLLGQYIRNDSFDLVSKIVERLIKHGCNLGAYLLSVLILRLGSAGHSSYAAHIFGLSPADQNVITYTALMNAYFQAGEVDKALELFSQMITNEISASAGTYEVLIYGLQKAGRKQDSDRYRRERMEMQWHRQYRDKHSPEDSLCDHLFCGFHD from the exons ATGCTCCGCCGCCAGCGCCACTTCCTCCccgccaagccccgccgccgccctccgccccgCCCCAAACCCTCCGCCGAGCCCTCCGCCCCGACGTACACCCGCGACGTCGTCCGCCGCGTGACCAACATACTCCGCGACCACCCCTGGTCGGCGGCGCGcccgctcctcctctccctcccgGGCCTCGTCTGGGACTCGCACGTCGTGGCGCGCGTCCTCAAGACCCACCCGCCGCTCCAgaaggccttcctcttcttccgcctcgccgcctcctcccccaCACCCGGGGCCGCCTTCCGCCACGACCGCTACACCTACACCTCCATGCTCCACCTCCTCGGCGAGGCCGGCCGGGTCCCCGCCATGCTCCACCTCCTCGCCGAGATGCTCCGCGCCGGGGTGGACCCCGACGCCGCCACGTTCACCACCGTCATGCACTGGCTGGCGCGCGCCGGGGACGTGGACGCCGCGATGCGGGTGTGGGAGGAGATGCGCTCCCGCAGGGGGAAGTGCCGCCCCACGCTCGTCAGCTACACGGCGTGCGTCAAGATCCTGTTCGACGCCGGGAGGGCCGCCGAGGGCAGGAGGGTGTTCGAGGAGATGGTGGCCGAGGGGCTGCGGCCCAGCTGCACCACCTACACCGTGCTCATCGAGCATCTCGCTGACGCAG GAAAATTCCAAGCTACTCTACAAATTATGAGTGACATGCAAGATGCAGGCGTAGAACCAGACAAGCCACTCTGCAATATTCTAGTCAAGAAGTGTGCCAGCGCTGGTGAGACGTCAGTGATGACCTTCATTCTTCAGCACATGAAGGAGAAAGGCATTGTTCTCCGTAGGCCTGTCTTTTTGGAAGCACTAGAAGCTCTAAAAGCTAGTGGTGAGAGCCCTAATCTTCTTTGGGAAGTGAATCCTCATCTTGCATCCGAAGGAATGGAATATGACCCAACATTTTCTCATCTAAGCTGCATTACTGACAGAAGTACGATTATATACCTTTTGGCTTCTAGAAACTGGTCTGCTATCGAACAGATGGTAAATGAATTGACCACGAGGAATGTGAAGTTTGAATCGCATATACTATCTGATATTATTCAGGCCAGCTGTGCAAACTGCAGACCATCATGTGGACTCACAGTTCTGTACTATAGCCTAAGAGTAGGCAGTGAACTTGACAGATCTGCATATAGTTGCCTTCTTGGTCAATACATCAGAAATGATTCGTTTGATTTGGTATCTAAGATTGTTGAAAGATTGATTAAACATGGCTGCAATCTTGGAGCATATCTGTTATCTGTCTTAATACTCAGATTGGGTTCTGCCGGGCATTCTTCATACGCGGCGCATATCTTTGGGTTATCACCTGCGGACCAGAATGTGATTACCTACACTGCCCTTATGAATGCCTATTTTCAAGCTGGCGAAGTTGATAAGGCTCTTGAACTATTCTCTCAAATGATAACTAATGAGATATCTGCTTCTGCGGGTACATATGAAGTTCTGATATATGGCTTACAAAAGGCTGGGCGGAAACAGGACTCTGACCGTTACCGAAGAGAAAGAATGGAGATGCAATGGCATCGTCAGTACCGTGACAAGCATTCCCCTGAAGATAGCTTATGTGACCATTTATTTTGTGGCTTTCATG ATTGA